Proteins encoded by one window of Monoglobus pectinilyticus:
- the pfkB gene encoding 1-phosphofructokinase, with protein sequence MIYTVTFNPAVDYVIHLEDIELGAVNRTESEEIFFGGKGINVSTVLSNLGAENIALGFISGFTGKAIESGLNKNGIKTDFIELENGITRINVKIKSKEETDINGQGPVISHEAISGLLDKLKVLQRGDFLILAGSIPATMPDDIYEKIMERLKDSGSNIVVDATGDLLKNVLKYHPFLVKPNNHELGELFGIEINTEEEIIEYAGKLRQMGARNVLVSRAGDGAVLSAENGEVIKMGVPSGKVLNSVGAGDSMVAGFIFGYLQSGDYRDALKLGTACGSATAFSAGLAEKEKVEELMKIL encoded by the coding sequence ATGATTTATACAGTGACATTTAATCCGGCTGTAGATTATGTTATACATCTGGAAGATATAGAACTTGGCGCTGTTAACAGAACCGAGAGCGAAGAGATATTTTTTGGAGGAAAAGGCATAAATGTTTCTACTGTGTTAAGTAATTTAGGCGCTGAAAATATTGCGCTTGGGTTTATTTCGGGATTCACTGGGAAAGCTATTGAGAGCGGTCTTAATAAAAACGGTATAAAAACCGATTTTATAGAGCTTGAAAATGGTATCACAAGGATAAATGTTAAGATAAAATCAAAAGAAGAGACTGATATAAACGGTCAGGGCCCGGTTATAAGCCATGAGGCGATATCAGGGCTTCTAGATAAACTAAAAGTTTTGCAGAGAGGCGATTTTCTGATTCTTGCAGGAAGTATTCCTGCAACAATGCCGGACGATATATATGAAAAAATAATGGAGCGTTTAAAAGACAGCGGTTCCAATATTGTAGTGGACGCAACCGGAGATTTATTAAAAAATGTTCTAAAGTATCACCCGTTTTTAGTTAAGCCAAATAACCATGAGCTGGGAGAATTGTTTGGAATTGAAATTAATACTGAGGAAGAAATTATTGAATATGCGGGAAAACTCAGACAGATGGGGGCAAGGAATGTTTTGGTGTCAAGAGCTGGAGACGGCGCTGTATTGTCTGCTGAAAACGGTGAGGTTATAAAAATGGGAGTGCCGAGCGGTAAGGTTTTAAACTCAGTGGGCGCCGGAGATTCTATGGTGGCAGGATTTATTTTTGGATACTTGCAGAGCGGAGATTACAGAGATGCGCTGAAATTGGGAACTGCCTGCGGAAGTGCGACGGCTTTCTCTGCAGGTTTAGCTGAAAAAGAGAAAGTTGAAGAACTTATGAAAATCTTGTAA
- a CDS encoding PTS fructose transporter subunit IIABC: protein MKVIDLLKPNAIALNFNTDSKEALYDKLIDLQSKAGNISDKAQYKKDLFLRDEEGPTAIGDGVAIPHAKSAAVKNPGLAAVTVPKGIDLDAMDGGKSNLIFMIAAPKSGGDVHLEVLSRLTVMLMDEKFRQKLLSATSAKEFLKYIDEKEIEKYGNEQPKEKTQASSSTSKGIKIVAVTACPTGIAHTFMAAEALEQKAKEMGVEIKVETNGSGGTKNALTSRDIADADGVIIAADKNVEMARFDGKHIVQTTVSNGIHKPEALIEKIVNGTAGVYSHTGGAETTSEGGDGVGHSVYKHLMNGVSHMLPFVVGGGILIALAFLLDDYSIDPSNFGMNTPVAAFFKTVGGVAFNFMLPILAGFIAMSISDRPGLAVGFVGGALAVAGTTFASLMNPDVNVVSAGFLGALFAGFVGGYLTLGLEKLCSKLPESLEGIKPVLIYPLIGILVMGLIMFLFNPIIGGLNTLLNSGLKAMNGASKIVLGLVLGGMMSIDMGGPFNKAAYVFGTASIAEGNYDIMAAVMVGGMVPPLVIALCTTFFKNRFTPSERKSGAVNYIMGLCFISEGAIPYAAADPLRVIPSCIVGSAVSGALSMAFGCTLMAPHGGIFVFPVVGNVLGYIAALVIGSVVGALLLAFLKKPLGEKAGLVKKGDKVTVK, encoded by the coding sequence ATGAAGGTTATTGATTTGCTGAAGCCGAACGCAATCGCGCTAAACTTCAATACGGATTCCAAAGAAGCTTTGTATGATAAACTAATTGACTTGCAAAGCAAAGCCGGAAACATTTCAGACAAGGCCCAGTATAAAAAAGATTTGTTTTTGAGAGATGAAGAGGGACCTACTGCAATTGGCGATGGAGTGGCTATTCCTCACGCAAAAAGTGCCGCTGTAAAGAATCCAGGATTAGCGGCTGTGACAGTGCCTAAGGGGATTGACCTTGACGCTATGGATGGTGGAAAATCTAATTTGATTTTTATGATAGCCGCACCGAAATCAGGCGGAGATGTTCATCTTGAAGTTTTATCCAGACTGACGGTTATGCTGATGGACGAAAAATTTAGACAAAAATTGCTCAGCGCAACGTCCGCAAAGGAATTTTTAAAGTATATTGACGAAAAAGAAATTGAGAAGTATGGAAATGAACAGCCTAAGGAAAAAACGCAGGCTTCAAGCAGCACAAGCAAAGGTATTAAAATAGTTGCCGTCACAGCTTGTCCTACAGGTATTGCTCATACATTTATGGCCGCTGAGGCTCTTGAACAAAAGGCCAAAGAAATGGGAGTAGAAATAAAAGTTGAGACTAACGGCAGCGGAGGCACAAAAAATGCTTTGACAAGCCGTGATATTGCTGATGCCGACGGAGTAATTATAGCGGCTGACAAGAATGTTGAAATGGCAAGATTTGACGGAAAACATATCGTTCAGACTACAGTTTCTAATGGTATCCATAAGCCGGAAGCTCTAATAGAGAAAATAGTTAACGGTACTGCCGGTGTATACTCACATACAGGAGGAGCTGAGACTACCTCAGAAGGCGGCGACGGAGTAGGGCACTCAGTATACAAACACCTTATGAATGGTGTTTCACATATGCTTCCTTTCGTTGTAGGCGGTGGTATTTTGATAGCGCTGGCATTCCTGCTTGACGACTATTCTATAGATCCGTCAAACTTTGGTATGAATACACCTGTAGCCGCTTTCTTTAAGACGGTCGGAGGAGTAGCGTTTAACTTTATGCTTCCAATACTTGCAGGATTTATCGCTATGAGTATATCTGACAGACCCGGTCTTGCAGTAGGTTTTGTAGGCGGAGCTCTGGCAGTGGCAGGAACTACGTTTGCTTCACTTATGAATCCTGACGTAAATGTAGTATCAGCCGGATTTTTAGGCGCATTGTTCGCCGGTTTTGTGGGCGGCTATTTAACTCTCGGACTTGAGAAGCTTTGCTCTAAACTTCCGGAGTCACTTGAGGGTATAAAGCCTGTGCTGATATATCCGTTAATAGGTATTTTGGTAATGGGACTGATAATGTTCCTCTTCAACCCGATAATAGGTGGATTAAACACATTGCTGAATAGTGGTTTGAAAGCGATGAACGGCGCCAGCAAGATAGTTTTGGGATTAGTGTTAGGCGGAATGATGTCTATTGATATGGGCGGTCCATTTAACAAGGCGGCTTATGTTTTCGGAACCGCTTCAATAGCTGAAGGCAACTATGACATAATGGCAGCTGTAATGGTTGGAGGTATGGTTCCTCCTTTGGTAATAGCTCTTTGCACAACTTTCTTTAAGAATAGGTTCACGCCCAGTGAGAGAAAGTCGGGAGCTGTTAACTATATTATGGGTCTCTGCTTTATAAGTGAAGGCGCTATACCATACGCCGCTGCTGACCCGCTTCGTGTAATTCCCTCATGTATAGTAGGAAGCGCAGTTTCAGGTGCTTTGTCAATGGCGTTTGGTTGTACTCTTATGGCTCCTCACGGAGGAATATTTGTTTTCCCGGTTGTAGGAAACGTATTGGGATATATAGCAGCGCTTGTTATAGGTTCGGTTGTGGGAGCGCTCCTGCTCGCATTTTTAAAAAAGCCTTTGGGCGAAAAAGCCGGATTAGTTAAAAAAGGTGATAAAGTTACGGTAAAATAA
- a CDS encoding HPr family phosphocarrier protein, whose product MVSKTVTVTDPEGLHMRPAGVFTKEMSKFDSDVTINFDGKSFNGKSIMNVIAACIKCGSEIEIECSGSDETEALEKAVELVQSAG is encoded by the coding sequence ATGGTTTCAAAAACGGTTACTGTTACGGATCCTGAAGGTCTTCACATGAGACCGGCAGGAGTGTTTACCAAAGAGATGTCAAAGTTTGATTCTGATGTGACAATAAATTTTGACGGAAAGAGTTTTAATGGAAAAAGCATAATGAATGTTATTGCCGCTTGTATAAAATGCGGCAGCGAAATTGAAATAGAATGCAGCGGAAGCGACGAGACTGAAGCGCTCGAAAAGGCGGTTGAGCTGGTGCAGTCCGCAGGGTAG
- the ptsP gene encoding phosphoenolpyruvate--protein phosphotransferase, with protein MFKGIAGSEGIGIGKVAMIKEQDLTYEPKSKLSVQDETARFEQAVQEFTQRTEKMAEEMRNNVGDKESEILMGHVLMISDPAMTDEVKEGISGGLTSEAATEQVFEGFASMFEATGDELTVQRAADLRDIKTRLIKTLLGVEEVNISALPAGSVIVARDLTPSMTAGIIRENISGIITEVGGRTSHSAILARALEIPAVLSIDNITKELIDGEVVIVDGTDGSVIASPGSEEVEKYRELKKSFDDEKKELLKLAGKPTVTADGRRVELLCNIGKPDDCALVIERDGEGVGLFRTEFLYMDSKEQPGEEQQFEAYKKAAMTLKGKPVTIRTLDVGGDKDIPYLGLEKEDNPFMGFRAVRYCIKNQDLYKTQLRALMRASAFGDIRIMIPLVTCVEEVRAVKKLVAEIASELDQNGVAYNKDIKVGVMMETPAAAVIADLLAKEADFFSIGTNDLTGYTMAADRGNANVAYLYSAYNPAVLRNIKSIIYCGRAEGIEVGMCGEAASDPLLIPLLVAFGLEEYSVNPVSVLSTRNEISKWSVKDAQKVAEEAMACSTEEEVRNVLTKYRR; from the coding sequence ATGTTCAAGGGAATAGCAGGCTCCGAGGGGATTGGTATAGGAAAAGTCGCAATGATAAAGGAGCAAGACTTGACCTATGAGCCAAAATCAAAATTGTCGGTTCAGGATGAAACAGCTCGTTTTGAGCAGGCGGTTCAGGAATTTACTCAGAGAACTGAGAAAATGGCAGAAGAAATGCGGAATAATGTGGGTGATAAAGAGTCTGAAATCCTGATGGGGCATGTGCTGATGATCAGCGATCCTGCGATGACAGATGAGGTCAAGGAAGGTATAAGCGGCGGGCTTACTTCCGAAGCGGCTACAGAACAAGTTTTTGAGGGTTTTGCCTCAATGTTTGAGGCTACGGGAGACGAATTGACTGTCCAGCGTGCAGCAGACCTTCGTGATATAAAGACTAGGCTGATTAAAACTCTGCTGGGGGTGGAAGAGGTGAATATAAGCGCCCTTCCTGCCGGCAGTGTGATAGTTGCCAGAGACTTGACCCCATCCATGACGGCCGGGATAATAAGGGAGAATATCTCAGGTATAATCACAGAAGTGGGAGGAAGAACTTCACACTCCGCAATTTTGGCAAGGGCTCTTGAGATTCCTGCAGTTTTAAGTATAGATAACATAACAAAAGAACTCATTGACGGTGAAGTGGTAATAGTAGACGGAACGGACGGCAGCGTGATTGCTTCGCCGGGTTCTGAAGAAGTAGAAAAGTACCGGGAGCTTAAAAAGAGTTTTGATGATGAGAAGAAAGAGCTTTTGAAACTGGCGGGCAAGCCCACAGTAACAGCCGACGGCAGGAGAGTAGAGCTTTTGTGCAATATTGGCAAGCCGGATGACTGCGCTTTAGTTATTGAGCGTGACGGTGAAGGTGTGGGACTGTTTAGAACTGAGTTCCTATATATGGACAGTAAAGAACAACCCGGTGAGGAGCAGCAGTTTGAAGCTTATAAAAAGGCCGCAATGACTCTGAAGGGAAAGCCTGTAACAATCAGAACTTTGGATGTCGGAGGCGATAAGGATATTCCGTATTTGGGCTTGGAAAAAGAAGATAATCCTTTTATGGGATTTCGTGCAGTAAGATATTGTATTAAGAATCAAGACCTGTATAAGACTCAGCTGAGAGCTCTGATGCGTGCAAGCGCCTTCGGTGATATAAGAATAATGATTCCGCTTGTCACTTGTGTTGAAGAAGTCAGAGCTGTTAAGAAGCTTGTAGCTGAGATAGCGTCTGAACTGGATCAGAACGGAGTGGCATACAATAAGGACATAAAAGTCGGAGTTATGATGGAAACTCCTGCCGCCGCTGTAATAGCTGACCTTTTGGCAAAGGAAGCCGATTTTTTCAGCATAGGCACCAATGACCTCACTGGATATACAATGGCTGCAGACAGAGGAAACGCTAATGTTGCTTACCTATATTCTGCATATAATCCGGCAGTGCTTAGGAACATAAAAAGTATTATATATTGTGGAAGGGCAGAAGGTATTGAGGTAGGAATGTGCGGCGAAGCCGCTTCTGATCCACTGTTGATACCGCTTTTGGTTGCTTTTGGACTGGAAGAATATAGTGTGAATCCGGTTTCTGTTTTGTCAACAAGAAATGAAATATCAAAATGGTCAGTAAAAGACGCTCAAAAAGTTGCAGAAGAAGCTATGGCATGTTCTACAGAAGAAGAAGTTAGAAATGTCCTGACAAAATATAGAAGATAA